TGTTGCTGGAGGTCATGCTGCTGCGGCGCGTGGAGGAGCGGCGTGACCGTGTGGAGGCGTTCGCCGACTACGCGCTGCCGCCCGACCACGGCAGCGAGCACCTGGGCATGCCCATGGGCTTGCCCAGCATCCCGGACGCGGAGCTGGCGCTGCTGCGCGCGTGGATAGAGCAAGGCTGCCCCGGCCCCACCGAGGTGACCGGCATGCCCGGCATCGACGACGGCTTCCTGGTGCCCGACGGGCCCATCCCCGTGAACCACGGGTGCGAGCTGCGTGCACCCACGGAGCCGCGCCCGGCCTGGTCCACCCAGCCGCCGCCCGAGTGGGAGCGCCCGCGCGAGCCCGCGCCAGCCGCGCCCGCCCCAGCCACACCGTCTCCCGCGGCACCGCCTTCAGGTCGCTGACATGACGGCCGGCGCGGCAGCAGCTCGGGCACCGGCCCTCGACCGCGTCGCCGGGCTCTTCGCCAGCGCGCTCGCCATCCCCGAGGGCAGCGGCGCGCGCGCGCTGCGCATGCTCACGCTCATCTTCTCCATGAGCGGCGCGCTGGTGCTCATGAAGGCGGCGCAGTCGGGCATCTTCCTGGCTGCCTATCCGCGCTCGGCCATCCCGTGGGCGTTCGCGGCCAGCGCCGTGATGCTGGCGCTCACCAGCTGCCTCTTGCTGGTGTGGACGCCGCGCATGACCACCGACCGCCTGGCGCGGCTCACCGTGAGCGGCAGCGCCGCCGCGTTGCTGGCGCTGTATGCGCTGTTGTGGACCGACGTGGCCGCGGTGCGCTTCGTTCTCTACGTGGTGATCGAGGCGGCCAGCGGCGTGCTGGTCATCCAGGTGTGGTCGGTGGCCTCGGCCGCCACGGACGCCCGCAGCGCGCGCAAGCTCATGCCCATCGCGGGCATCGGCGCGGGGCTGGCGTGGTCGGTGTTCGGGTTCTTGGTCACCCCGCTCAGCCACTGGCTGGGCAGCGAGGCCCTGCTGTTGCTCGCGCCGCTCTTGCTGTGGCTGTGCTTGGCGCTGATCCGCGCCATGCGGCAGCACGACCTCTCGGAGGCTCGGCCCCGGGCGCGCCACCAGGGGTCGCTGCTGGACAGCTTCCGCGACGGGTTCCACTTCGTGGGGTCCCAGCCGCTCATGCGCCTGCTCACGGCGCTGGCGCTGCTCTCGCTCATCATCGAGCAGTTCATGGACTTCCACCTGATGAGCCTGGCGCGCGTGACCTACCGCGACGCCGACGCCATCTCGTCGTTCTTCGGAAACTACTTCGCCATCACCAGCTTGATCAGCCTGGTGCTTCTCGCGGGCCCCGCAGGCCGCATGCTGGCGTCGCTGGGCGCCACGCGCTCGCTGCTGCTGTTCCCGTGCTTGATCGTGGGCCTGGCGCTCATGGCCATCGTGGTGCCGGGGCTCACCACCGCGGTGCTGCTGCGCGGCTGCGCGCGTGTGCTCAAGCAGAGCATCTGGTCCAACTCCACCGAGCAGCTGCACACGCCTCTCTCCGGCGTGCGGCGCGGCCAAGCGCGCAGCGCCATCCGCGGTGTGCTGGCGCCCGGGGGCTACGCGCTCACCGCGCTCATGCTGACGGCGCTGCCCGACACAGCCGACCCGCGCATCGCCGCCACGCTGGCGCTGGTCACGGCCGGGCTCATGGCCTGGCTCATCGCGGTCTACGCGCGCCGCACGTACACCCATGCGCTGCACCAAGCGGTGGACGAGCGGCGCTGGGAGATTGGCAGCCCGCGCGGGCGCAAGACCGACACGCTGGACGCCGAGACCTACAGCGCCTTCCGCGTGGAGCTGCTGGGTGACGACCCCGAGCGTGCGTCGCTGGCCGCCGAGATCCTGGCCGCCACCGACGGGCAGAAGAGCGCCGAGGTGCTGAGCGCGGGCCTGCGGCACTCGAGCCCGGACGTGCGCCTGACCGTGGCCCGCGGGCTCTCGCGCAACACCCAGTTCGTGGGCGAGGCGCTGGCCGAGCACGCCTGTCACGAGCCCGAGCCGGTGGTGCGCCTGGCGTGTGTCCGCGCGCTGCGGGCTTGCGCCAACCCCGAGCGTTCGGCGCTCACCACGCTCGAGCAGCTCTCGAGCGACCCGGACCCCGAGGTGGCCGCCGCCGCGCAGGTGGGCGTGCTGGTCTGGACGCTCGAGGGGGAGGAGCTGGGCAACGCGCTGCTGCCCTTCTTGAGCCCGAGCGAGTCGCCTGCCCGGCTGCGCGAGGCCCTGTTCGTGCTGGACGCGGACTCCATCGAGGCGCGCGGTATGCAGAGCACGCTCTCCTTCATCTTGGAGCGCGGCGACCCCGAGGCGCGCATCACCGCGGCCTTCGCCGTGATTCGCGCGGGCGCGCTGAGCCTGCTGCCCGACGTGGTGCGCCTGCTGAAAGACCCCCGCACTGCGCCCCCGGTGGCCCGCGCCCTGGTGGACCTCACCCTGGCCGACGGCACGCCCGCGAGCGCCTCGGGGCCCGACACGCTGGCCGCCAGCCTGAGCCGCATCGCCAGCCGCATGGCCCGCGAGAGCGTGGCCCCGCCCGCCGAGGCGCTGGTGCTGCGCTTGCTCCAGCACTCGGACGTGGACATCCGGCGGAGCGCCACGCAGGCGCTGGGTCAGAGCGTGCGCGACGGGCGCCACCCGCCGCTGGACGTGAGCGGCGTGCTGCCGCTGGTGCAGCGTGACGCCACGCCCGCGTTCCAACGCTTCAGCATCTTGGCGGGGCTCGCGCGCGACGACGGCAAGGTGGACTGGGAGGTGGACGAGGCCTTCATGCCGCTGGTGCACGAGCTGGAGCTGGGCATCGAGCGGGCGCGCCAGGATGTGCTGGCGCTGCTCCTGTTGCGCGGCAAGCGCCGCCTGGTGTCGGCCGTGCAGGTGGCGCGGCGTCGTCCGTCGGCCGCGCGTGACGCCCAGGTGGCCGAGCTGCTGGACATGGACCTCGACCCGTTGCTGGCGCCGTGGGTGGTGCCCCTCTTCGAGCGCCTCTCGCTGCGCGAGCGCGTGGCCGCGGCGCGCCAGCTCGAGGTGCTGGACCAGGCTGCCCTCGATGACCCGCTTTACGCCATCGTCGCCCTGGGGGATGATCTGCTCTCCGGCGTCGCGCGGCTCTGTTATGGAGAGCGCTTCCTCACGCGCTTCGGCGACGCGGTCGACGACAGCATGGTGCCCCTGTTCGAGAAGATGCGCTTCCTGCGCAGCGTCCCGCTCTTCCAAGAGCTCGCGGGCGAGGACCTGCGGCGCCTGGCCGAGATGGTGGACACGCTGGAATTCCCGCCCGGCCACGTGGTGTTCGAGAACGGCGACCCGGGCGACGCGCTCTACGTGGTGCTCGAGGGCTGCGTGGCCATGCTGCAGGGGGAGCTCGAGCTGGCGCGCATGGGCGAGCGCGAGTTCTTCGGCGAGCTGGCCCTGCTGGACTCCCAGCCGCGCAGCGCCGACGCGCGCTGCCTGGCCACCACCCGGGTGATTCGCCTGCGCGGCGCCGACCTGGACGAGCTCATGACGCACCGCCCAGCGGCCACGCGGGAGATCGTTCGCGTGCTGGTGAAGCGCCTGCGTGAGACCGGCCGGCGCGTGCAGGGCTGACCCCCTGCGGCGACATCTGTCCTAAAACGAGGACTGCCGGCTACTTGCGCATCAGGTGAGAGTCGGCACACTTCGAGGGCTGGATGTCTGTGTCCCCTCTCACGAACCCACTTTCCCTGCCCCGCACGCCCTTGTCGGTGGCTGCGCTGATCGTGGCAATGGCGGTGGGCTTCGGCGTTCCAGTGACAGCGGTCGCCCAGCACGATCTGTCTGCAGCGGAACGCGATCAGCTCCAGCGCGGTGAGCTGGTGACGCGCCCCGCGCTCCGGCGCGTGGGTGGCCAGGTCACGTTCGGCGGCACCAGCTATCAGGTGATCGCCGCGCCGCTCAACCAGGTCTGGCGCGCGATTTCGGACCCGCGCCGGTACGCCGAGATGCTGCCTCAGGTGCGCAGCGCGCGGCTGGTGGGCAACGTGGGCACCGCGCGCGCCGTGGCCCTACGCCACCAGCGCGGGCCGGTAGACGTCAGCTACGTCATGAACTTCTTGTTCGAGGCAGGGACACACACCGTGCTCTTCAACCTCGACGAGACGCGGCCGCACGACATCCGCACCGGGTGGGGCTTCATCCGCCTGGCGCGCCGCGGGCGCGACCACACGCTGGTGAGCTTCGGCGCCATGGTGGGCATCGACAGCGGCGTGGTGAGCGCGGGGCTGCGGCCCACGCTGCAGGAGTGGATCCTGAAGGTGCCGCTCACCATGAAGTGGTACATCGACCGTCAGCGCCAGACGGGGTGAGGGCCCCAAAGCGGTCCAGACGTCCGTCGACGTTGACGTTGACGTGAGCGTTGTCGTCGTCGTGAGCGTGGGCCTTGACGGCGACGGCGACGGCGACGCACGCCGGTTCGACGATCTTCGAGGCTCTCGTCGCACCCGGATTCAGGCCAGCCCATTCTGGTTTTCGGCGCTCGAGTCGCCGTTGAGTCAGGCTCGGAACTGCCGTGGGTCGTCGCCGGCGCGGTGGGTCGTCGCCGTCGCCGTCGCCGTCAAGGTCCACGCCAAGGTCAACGACAACGACAACGACAACGTACCTGGTCGTTGTCGGCGACGGGTTAGCGCGCGCCTCTGCGGAACTCGACCCGGGCCTGCCAGTAAGCCCTCAGCGTGCCCAGCGCGGGATCCTCGCTCATGGGACCGCGCAGGTGAGCGCCCAGCTCGTCCCAGCGCTCGAGCGCGTAGAGTGTGATGGCCAGCATGCGGCGGTGCTCACGCACCAGCGATGGCAGCGGCAGTCCGCGCAGCTCGGCCACGCGCAGGGGCACCAGCGCTGCGGCGTACGCGCCCTCGCCCATGAGCTGACGCGCCGCGAGGTATGGCGCGAGGCCGTCACCGCGCAGGGCGTCCAGCTCTTGGGTGAGCTGCATGGCGCGCGCCGGGCCGGGGAGCCGCCCGTCGTCGCCCAGCAAGAGCGCGCGGAGCAGCCGGGCCTGGGCGCGCGAGGCCCGCAACGCCAGCAGCTTCACCTCGATCTGCCGGCGGCTCGCCTCGTCGGGCTGGAGCGGCAGCAGCGCGGCATACGCGTCGCGCGCGCGGTCGAAGGCGTCTCGTGCCAGGTAGGCGTCGGCCAACGCGCTCGCGGCGTGGGCCTCGATGGCTTTCGGGGCGTCGTGCTCCTGCAGCCAGCGTAGCCCGGCGTGGGCCCGGGTGAAGTCCCCGCTGCGCGCCTCCACCCCCACGGCGTGCGCCCGCGTCCCGAGGTCGTTTGGGTCGATGGCCAGCAGCTCGCGGCAGGTGCGGCGCGCGCTGCGCAGGTCGGCCGCTGCGAAGTCCGCGGCCAGCGTGGTGCGCAGCTGCGCCACGCGGTGCGGGCAGACCGTCTCGAAGATGCTCCCGCGCGTGAGCCGCAGCGCCACCATGTCGAGCGCGCCCTCGGGCAGGGGCACCGTGCGCAGGTGCGCCTTCCAGCCGGCTTCGAGCTCCGCGAGCGACGCGCGCGTGACGCCGCGGACGCGCCCCAGGCGGTGCACCTCGCGCAGCGTGGCCACGCCCTCGCGCTCGCGCAGGTAGCGCACGAACGACCCGGCCGCCGAGTAGGCCCTGCGCGGCTCGATGGTGCCGAAGCGGAGGCCCAGGAAGTCTCGCGGGGAGGGCAGGGCGTCGTGCGCCAGCAGCCCCGCCGACCACTCGTCGGGCGTGAGCCCGTCGCGGTCGTCCCAGGCGATGGCCACGGCCACGCCCTCGATCAAGCCGGGGTTCGGGAACCAGCCGCCGAGCGAGCCCGACACCGCGAAGGGCCCCTGCGACGCGTAGCGCGCGATGGCGTGCACCACCTCGTGCGCCAGCACCGGGTGCGGCCAGCCGCCCAGCTGGAGGTGCACCTCGTTGCGCCAGGGCTTGGCGATGAAGGTGGCGCCCGCGCCCATGAGCCGGCGCTTCTCCTCCGCGCTGCGGTAGAAGAACGCGTGCACCGGCTGCGTGGCCGTGACGCCCAGGCCCCGCTCGGCCTGCGCCACGCTGAACTCGCAGTCGTCCAGCAGGCGCTCGGCGCCCTCGAGCGGCAGCTCGCGCGGGGCGTGCAGCACGCAGCGCTGGCCGCGCAGCACGCGCCCCAGCTGCTCGTCGATGTACGCGGCGGACGAGGCGTGGCCCAGCTCCGGCGCATAGACCATGGCGCCCACGAAGAGGCTGACGGCCAGCGTGCCCAGCGCCAGTAGCCCCGGCTGCCGCCGCGCCACCGCCACGCGCAGCCGGCCGCTGAGCGGATCGCGCGCGGCGCACCACACAGCCGCGAGCCCCAGCGTGAGCGCCATCACCAGCGCGCGCTGCGACACGTACGTGGGGGTCAGCGCCACGTCTTCATCGTAGATGGTGCCCGGGAACCAGCCCGCGTAGGCGCCGTAGATGCTGATGGTGGGCGTGCTCCAGAAGCGGAAGAGCCCGAGGCCCAGCGCGCCGATGGGCAGCATGGCGCCGAGCGCACCCACCGCGCGCGTGCGCCTCCGAGCCAGCGAGCTGCCCGTGAGCAGGCTGCCCACCGTGAGCCCGCTGAGCGCCGCGAGCCCCACGCCCACCAGCGGCCCCAGCAGCATGAACGTGAGCCCCTCGAGCGGCGTGCACTGCCGCACGCGCACGCTGCCCAGCGCCAGCAACAGCACGGGCAGCCCCCACGCCAGCAGCGAGCGCAGCGCGGTGGTGCGCAGCAGCGAGAGCCGCTCCCGCGCCGGCCAGCGCAAGGCATCGAGCGCCGCACAGGCCGCCACCGCAGGCGGCAGCAGGATGCCCAGCGCGAGCGCGCTCTCCACGCCGTGCACCGCGGTGAGCGGCGAGGCCGAGAGCGCCACCGCCACCAGCGCACCGTACGCCAGCAGCAGGGCGAAGGCGCGCCCGCCGCCTCCGTGGGACACCTCGCTCACGCCGGCAGCGAGGCTTCGAGCGGGACCACCGGGGAGGGCTCGCACACCAGCGCCAGCACCTCGTCCACGTGGTTCACCAGCTGGATGTCGAGCGCGTCCAGGATGTCTTTCGGCACCTCTTCGAGGTCCGGTGCGTTGCGCGCTGGCAGCACCACGCGCGTGAGGCCCTCGCGGTGCGCGATGAGGCAGCGCTCCTTCACGCCGCCGATGCGCAGCACGTTGCCGCGCAGCGTGATCTCACCTGCCATGCCCACGTCGGTGCGCACCTTCTGGCGCGTCAGCATGGTGGCCATGGCGACATAGAGCGCCACGCCCGCGCTGGCCCCCTCCTTGGGCACGGCGCCCTCGGGGAGGTGCACGTGCACGTCGATCTTGCTCAGGAAGTCGTCCGGGACGCCCAGCGTGGAAGCCCGCGAGCGCACATACGTGAGCGCCGCCGCCACCGACTCGCGCATGACGTCGCCCATGCTGCCCGTGGTCTGCAGCTTGCCGGTGCCCGCCATGCGCGTGGCCTCCACCATCATGAGCCGGCCGCCCGAGGGGCTGTAGGCCAGCGCCGTGGCGTGACCGGCCGCGGGGACGCGCGCCGCCCGCGTGCGACCACCGCGTGGCGGCCCGAGGATGGCCTTCACGTCCGCCATGCTGGCGTTGAGGTGCACGTCTTCCCCCTTGGCCAGGCGCACGGCGACCGCACGGCACAGCGCCGCGATCTGCTGCTCGAGCCGACGCACGCCGGCCTCGTCCGTGTAGTCCTCGATCAGCCCGTCGAGCGCTTCGGCGCTGAGCTCCAGGCGCTCCGGGGTGAGCCCGTGGTCGCTCAGCTGTCGCGGCATGATGAAGCGCGCCGCGATGTTGCGCTTCTCGTCCAGCGTGTAGCCCGGCAGCTCGATGACCTCCATGCGGTCCAGCAGCGGGCCCGGGATGGTGTCGATGCGGTTGGCCGTGGCGATGAACATGACCGAGCTGAGGTCCACCGGGACCTCCAGGTAGTGGTCCACGAACGCGTGGTTCTGCTCCGGGTCCAGCACCTCGAGCAGCGCGCTGCCCGGGTCTCCGCGCTGGTCGCGCCCCAGCTTGTCGATCTCGTCGAGCACGATGACCGGGTTGCGCGACTTGGCCTTCTTGAGGCCCGCCACGATGCGCCCCGGGAACGCGCCCACGTAGGTGCGCCGGTGCCCGCGGATCTCGGCCTCGTCGGACACGCCACCCAGCGACACGCGCACGAACTCGCGCCCCGCGGCGTGCGCGATGGAGCGCGCGAGCGACGTCTTGCCCACGCCCGGCGGGCCCACGAAGCACAGGATGGGCGCGCGCCCGTCACGCCGCAGGCGCCGCACGGCCACGTACTCCACGATGCGCCGCTTGGGCCGCTCGAGCCCGTGGTGGTCTTCGTCCAGCACGCGGCGCGCCTCGCCCACGTGCAGCCTGTCCGGCGTGGACTTGGACCAGGGCAGGTCGGCCAGCCACTCCACGTAGGCGCGGGCCACGTGGTACTCGGAGCTGGCCGAGTTCATGAGGCGCATGCGGCGCAGCTGCTGGCGGGCGGCCTTGTCCGCCTCTTGCGGCATGTCGGCCATGGCCACGCGCTCGCTCAGGCTCTCGAGGTCGTCCTCGTCGTCGGTGGGCTCGCCCAGCTCTTGCTTGATGCGCTTCAGCTGCTGACGCAGGAGCAGCTCGCGCTGCGAGCGGGACATCTCTTCCTGCACCAGGTTCGAGATCTCGCGCTTCACGCGGAACACCTCGCGCTGGCGGTCCACCATGTCGATGACGGTGCGCAGACGGGTGCGCACGTCCAGCGTCTCGAGCACGGCCTGCTTGATGTCGTTGGACACGGACACGTTGGCCGTGACCAGGTCAGCCAGGGCGCCGGGCTCCACCACGTTGTCCAGGATGCGGGCCGCCTCGCGCGGCTGGCTGGGCAGGTGCTCGTACAAGGCACGCGTGGACTCGCGCAGGTGCAGTGTCAGTGCGTCGAACTCCACGTCCACGGCGGGCGGCTCGTGGATGCGCTCCACCCGGGCCGTGAGGCAGGGGTTGCGCCCGAGCGGCTCGAGGATGCGCATGCGGCTCACGCCCTGCAGCACCACGCTGTACTGCCCGGTGCCCAGGCGGATGACCTTGAGCACGCGCGCCACGGTGCCGATCCAGTGCACGTCGTCGAAGCCCGGGTCCTCGGTCTCGGCGCGCTTCTGGGCCACCACGGCGATCACCGGGCGCTCGCCGCCACACGCCGTCTCGATCAGCCGGACGGAACGATGACGCCCCACGTTGACCGGGACCACCGACACCGGGAACAACACGGAGTTGCGGAGCGGTAGGATCGGCAGGACGCTGTCGCCGCCATCGGGAAAGAGTGAGTCGGTCATTCGCCTAGCAGTCACGATATCGGCGCGCGCGCAGGTAATCCAGTGAAGTTTTCAGCAGATAGGCCGCGGCTCCGGCGCCCCGGGTGGCCCTGCCCGCCTTATGGCCCCAGGACCCCCCCGCCTTGGGCGTAGACCCCAGTTTTGATCTCTGTTAGATACTTGACCACGCGCCTACCCATGTAGGACAGTCGCCCACACGTAGGGCATTGTCCTTCCGAGCTCCCCCCTCGCCTCTCCGGAGGCCGCGCGCAAACGAGACGTCGCATGAACACGATGAACCTCCCCCGCCTGACCCTCCCCCTCGGACTCACGTTCGCCCTGCCGCTCCTGCTGGCCGGCTGCAACGGCGCCTTCCTGGGGAACCTGTTCGTCCTGGGCGTGACCGTCGCCATCTTCCTGGGGACGCTGTCCCTCGGGCGCAACTCCGATGCCTCCCGCGCCGACCGCTCGGCCGCCGACGGCTCGCGCTCGACTCGCCCGGTCAACGACGCGTAGTCTGAGCCCGTGGCCCGCGCTCCCCGCGGGCGGAGCGCCGTCTGAATGGTGAACTCGCCCCGCAGCCTCGATCAACCCTTCACGGTCGCCGACCTCGAAGGCATCCGGAACCTCCTCGCGGGCGGCTCCGTCATCGACTGGCGCAAGCTCATGTTCGAGTCCGAGGCCGAGGCCGCCGCGTTCGTGGCCGCCCAGGAGCTGGACCTCAGCGACCCGGCCGACGTCACCCGCATCGACGCCGTGCGCACCTCGGCGGTGAAGTACCTGCGGCGGCACTTCGACTTCCCGGTCCCGTCGCCCGTGGCCAACGCCGACCTGGTGACCCTGCTGATGATGGCCAGCGGCAAGGGGCACCGTCAGCTGTGCGCCTGCACCGTGCTGAAGGTCATGCACACCATCCACCACCTCGAGGCGCGCGAGCTGCTGTTCCAGCTGCCCGTGTCCAACGAGGAGGTCTTCCACCTGGTGGAGCAGAAGGTCTACCGGGTGATCGGGAAGGCGCTGGCCGAGGGGGCGCCCATCGTGGAGTTCATCGGCGGGCGCAAGAACAAGGACTCGCTCTACACCAAGCTGCTGTCCAAGTCCGAGGCCACCGCCGCGCAGATCTACGACAAGCTGCGCTTCCGCGTGGTGACCCGCTCGCCCGACGAGATCTTCGCCGTGCTGCGCATGCTCCAGCGCGAGGTCTTCCCGTTCAACTACGTGATCCCCGAGCAGAGCACCAACACGCTCCTGCCGTTCGAGCACCACTGCGCCTCGCGTCCGGACCTCGCGCCCATGGTGGCGCGCATGCAGTCGTTCGAGGAGGAGCCGGTGCCCATGGAGCGCGAGAGCCTGGTCGACAACCAGTTCACCGCGCCCACCTACCGCGTGGTGCACTTCGTGGCCGACATGCCCATCCGGCTGTCCGACGCGCGCCTGGCTGCGGCGCCGCCCGCCGCATGGACGCTCGGGCGCATCATCTTCGTGATGGCCGAGTTCCAGGTGCTGGACACCGAGACCGACGCCCGCAACGAGGTGGGCGACGCCAGCCACAGCGCCTACAAGGTGCGGCAGCGCACGGCCGTCATGCGCCGGCTCAAGCTGGGCAAGCCGGGGGTGGCGGTGCCGGGCGAGCGCAAGGATGACGACTGACGGCAGTCGGGTCGGGCTGGCTGGCGGCGGAGCAGGGGTGTAGTGTGGGGACATGAACGGAGCGGGACGGCCACGGCTCTTGCCCTTCGCAGCACACGCGCTCGCGAGTATGTTGTGCGGTCTCTCACTCGGCGGATGTGACGACGGGAACAGCGGTGGCGACCCGGATGGCGGTGCTGTTCCCGACGCCGCGCTGGACCCCTGCCTGGTGGGCGAGCGCCGCCTGGTGATCCGGGACCGCGACCTGGACGGCTTCGGCGACCAAGCGGAAGCGAGGCCCGTGAGCTGCGTGGAGCGCGGCTGGGTGGCCTACCCCGAGGACTTCGTCTTCGACTGTGACGACCGCGACTCCGAGGCGCACCCGGGTGTGCCGCTGCGCTGCGACTTCGACGGCGACGGTGTGGTGGGGGCCCTCGACTGCGACGACCGCAACGGCCGGCGCTACCCCGGCGCCGTGGAGCGCTGCAACGGCTTCGACGACGACTGCGACACGCTAGTGGACGACGCCGACCAGGTGGGGCTGCATTTCGCGGGCAACAACTACGTGCTGGACGAGGACGGAGACCGCTATCCGTCGCTGGCAGTCTTCGCATGCACGCCTCCGGGTGGTGCGTATCTGCAGTGGGACGAGACGCCGCCACTCGACTGTGCGCCGCTCGACCCGGCGGTGCATCCACGGCAGCACGACGACTGCGCTACCCAGACCGATGCCAACTGCGACGGCGTCTTCTCGCCGGTGTACGTGGCGGAACGTTGGGGGGAGCCACGGCCCGACTTGGCCGCGCTGTTCACACAGGCTGGTCCCATGGATCCTCCCGTGTTGGTGCAGCTGGCGGACCCGGCATCGTTGGTCTCGTCCGAGGACGTGGACCTGTGCCCGGGCACCTATCGCGTCCGCATCGTGGTCGCGGGGCCCTACCCGTCACAGGCGGCCTACGTGCGGCTGCGCGGACATGGGTCCAGCCCCCAAGACGTCATCCTCGATGCGGGGGGCGCCGGCCGGAACCTGCTGGTCTATCCGCAGGAGAACTTCGGGAACGCTGGCGCTCACGTGTGGGTGAGTGACCTGACCGTGGTCGACGGGGTGACGGCCGAGGCCGGAGGCTGCATCGCTCAAGTCGAGAACACCGGCAGCGGGCTCGGTGAGTTGACGCTGGACCGCGTGGTGCTGCGGGGCTGCCGCGCGGCCGAGGGAGGAGGCATCGCCGTGGGCGCGAACAACACCCTCACGCTCACCGACGTGGTCTTCGAGGACACCCAGGCCAGTGTTGCCGGAGGGGCGATCCACTACGACGGGCGCGCGGCGTTCACCATGCTCCGAGGGGCGTTCAGCGACGCCAGCGCGCCGGCCGGGATGGGCGCCGCCGTCTTCGCGGTCACCGGGGCGAACGGCACGCTCTCGCTCGAGCAGGTGGGTCTCGACCCGGTCAGCGACGACATCGCCGTGTCCACGCCGGCTGGCGGCATCCTGCTGCGCGACCTCGGCGCGGGCGCGTCTCTGACGTGCGACGCCGCGGGCTGCACTCCGTGAGCGCGAGGGCCTCGACTCGCCAGTCGCAGTGACGTGATGCTGGAACGTCAGTCCGCGGGCGGCGCGAACCGGATGGTGTACGGGCCGGCCGTCACAGCAAAGAGGCTCTCACCCGGGTACACGCTCGTCACGGACTCCGGCGACTCCATGTAGGTCGGGGCTTCCACTTCGTAGATGTCGACTCCGTCGGGGCGGACACGCGCGATGCGCACTGGCGCGGGGCTCGTCTCTTCGGGCGCGGCCCAGACGGCTGCCCAAAGCGAACCGCCGGGGCCGCGCGTGAGGTTGGGCTGGATGAGGCCCGTGATGTTGGCGGGAATGAGCGTTGCCGTGCCCGCCGCGAGATCGACTCGGTACGCGTCACCGCCTGCGATCGCGACGGCGGTGGTGGTGTCGAGCGAACGCAGCTGGGACTGCGCGAAGCCCACGCCTGCCACTGTGATGGTCATGTCGGGCGTGAGCGCGTTGGGCGCG
The sequence above is a segment of the Sandaracinaceae bacterium genome. Coding sequences within it:
- a CDS encoding cyclic nucleotide-binding domain-containing protein; translated protein: MTAGAAAARAPALDRVAGLFASALAIPEGSGARALRMLTLIFSMSGALVLMKAAQSGIFLAAYPRSAIPWAFAASAVMLALTSCLLLVWTPRMTTDRLARLTVSGSAAALLALYALLWTDVAAVRFVLYVVIEAASGVLVIQVWSVASAATDARSARKLMPIAGIGAGLAWSVFGFLVTPLSHWLGSEALLLLAPLLLWLCLALIRAMRQHDLSEARPRARHQGSLLDSFRDGFHFVGSQPLMRLLTALALLSLIIEQFMDFHLMSLARVTYRDADAISSFFGNYFAITSLISLVLLAGPAGRMLASLGATRSLLLFPCLIVGLALMAIVVPGLTTAVLLRGCARVLKQSIWSNSTEQLHTPLSGVRRGQARSAIRGVLAPGGYALTALMLTALPDTADPRIAATLALVTAGLMAWLIAVYARRTYTHALHQAVDERRWEIGSPRGRKTDTLDAETYSAFRVELLGDDPERASLAAEILAATDGQKSAEVLSAGLRHSSPDVRLTVARGLSRNTQFVGEALAEHACHEPEPVVRLACVRALRACANPERSALTTLEQLSSDPDPEVAAAAQVGVLVWTLEGEELGNALLPFLSPSESPARLREALFVLDADSIEARGMQSTLSFILERGDPEARITAAFAVIRAGALSLLPDVVRLLKDPRTAPPVARALVDLTLADGTPASASGPDTLAASLSRIASRMARESVAPPAEALVLRLLQHSDVDIRRSATQALGQSVRDGRHPPLDVSGVLPLVQRDATPAFQRFSILAGLARDDGKVDWEVDEAFMPLVHELELGIERARQDVLALLLLRGKRRLVSAVQVARRRPSAARDAQVAELLDMDLDPLLAPWVVPLFERLSLRERVAAARQLEVLDQAALDDPLYAIVALGDDLLSGVARLCYGERFLTRFGDAVDDSMVPLFEKMRFLRSVPLFQELAGEDLRRLAEMVDTLEFPPGHVVFENGDPGDALYVVLEGCVAMLQGELELARMGEREFFGELALLDSQPRSADARCLATTRVIRLRGADLDELMTHRPAATREIVRVLVKRLRETGRRVQG
- a CDS encoding SRPBCC family protein yields the protein MTRPALRRVGGQVTFGGTSYQVIAAPLNQVWRAISDPRRYAEMLPQVRSARLVGNVGTARAVALRHQRGPVDVSYVMNFLFEAGTHTVLFNLDETRPHDIRTGWGFIRLARRGRDHTLVSFGAMVGIDSGVVSAGLRPTLQEWILKVPLTMKWYIDRQRQTG
- the lon gene encoding endopeptidase La encodes the protein MTDSLFPDGGDSVLPILPLRNSVLFPVSVVPVNVGRHRSVRLIETACGGERPVIAVVAQKRAETEDPGFDDVHWIGTVARVLKVIRLGTGQYSVVLQGVSRMRILEPLGRNPCLTARVERIHEPPAVDVEFDALTLHLRESTRALYEHLPSQPREAARILDNVVEPGALADLVTANVSVSNDIKQAVLETLDVRTRLRTVIDMVDRQREVFRVKREISNLVQEEMSRSQRELLLRQQLKRIKQELGEPTDDEDDLESLSERVAMADMPQEADKAARQQLRRMRLMNSASSEYHVARAYVEWLADLPWSKSTPDRLHVGEARRVLDEDHHGLERPKRRIVEYVAVRRLRRDGRAPILCFVGPPGVGKTSLARSIAHAAGREFVRVSLGGVSDEAEIRGHRRTYVGAFPGRIVAGLKKAKSRNPVIVLDEIDKLGRDQRGDPGSALLEVLDPEQNHAFVDHYLEVPVDLSSVMFIATANRIDTIPGPLLDRMEVIELPGYTLDEKRNIAARFIMPRQLSDHGLTPERLELSAEALDGLIEDYTDEAGVRRLEQQIAALCRAVAVRLAKGEDVHLNASMADVKAILGPPRGGRTRAARVPAAGHATALAYSPSGGRLMMVEATRMAGTGKLQTTGSMGDVMRESVAAALTYVRSRASTLGVPDDFLSKIDVHVHLPEGAVPKEGASAGVALYVAMATMLTRQKVRTDVGMAGEITLRGNVLRIGGVKERCLIAHREGLTRVVLPARNAPDLEEVPKDILDALDIQLVNHVDEVLALVCEPSPVVPLEASLPA
- a CDS encoding TIGR04552 family protein; the protein is MVNSPRSLDQPFTVADLEGIRNLLAGGSVIDWRKLMFESEAEAAAFVAAQELDLSDPADVTRIDAVRTSAVKYLRRHFDFPVPSPVANADLVTLLMMASGKGHRQLCACTVLKVMHTIHHLEARELLFQLPVSNEEVFHLVEQKVYRVIGKALAEGAPIVEFIGGRKNKDSLYTKLLSKSEATAAQIYDKLRFRVVTRSPDEIFAVLRMLQREVFPFNYVIPEQSTNTLLPFEHHCASRPDLAPMVARMQSFEEEPVPMERESLVDNQFTAPTYRVVHFVADMPIRLSDARLAAAPPAAWTLGRIIFVMAEFQVLDTETDARNEVGDASHSAYKVRQRTAVMRRLKLGKPGVAVPGERKDDD